In a single window of the Acidimicrobiia bacterium genome:
- the dxs gene encoding 1-deoxy-D-xylulose-5-phosphate synthase: protein MNFLEHIQDPEDLRSLDVDELEQLAAEIRQFMVEKISRTGGHLSPNLGIVELTLALHRVFESPDDRIYWDVGHQAYVHKIVTGRQGGFDSLRSFGGMTGYPSRAESDHDFVENSHASVSLSYALGNAISNAEAGNGRYTIAVIGDGALTGGVAYEALNHIAVTRPPNLIIVVNDNGRSYAPTVGGLAALAHLRFNPRYEHAKKLTGRVLRSLPIVGDTADELAFRLKESLKQLVEPATVFDVLGLKYSGILDGHDFQAMEEALEHAKDMGEPAIVHVITDKGRGYEPAINDEVEKLHGVSAFDVESGRPNNSELKMTDIAAMAVLHAARQNEDVVAISAAMVSPTGLGEMAGEFPDRVIDTGIAEQHAVALAAGLAMSGKRPVVAVYSTFLQRAFDEVVMDVAMHNLPVTFLLDRAGVTGPDGPSHHGAFDLSYLRMIPGMTIGAPSDARELCAMVAAGVTHEGPMAIRFPKGGADTIPELPVEPLEIGTWEELESGSDVLLLATGRMVELAQKAQLTLAQQGVSVGLINARWVKPMDERLVDWVRAYPMVVTLEDNVISGGFGAGVLETVSLDGLADRIRIMGIPDEFLPAGSAGEIMKSIGLDAESIAERVLGLVSGA from the coding sequence GTGAACTTTCTCGAACACATCCAGGATCCTGAAGACCTTCGCAGCCTCGACGTCGATGAACTCGAGCAACTGGCTGCTGAGATTCGACAATTCATGGTTGAGAAGATCTCGCGCACCGGGGGCCATCTCTCACCGAATCTCGGAATCGTCGAACTGACCCTGGCCCTTCACCGGGTCTTCGAGAGCCCGGACGACCGCATCTACTGGGACGTTGGGCACCAGGCATACGTCCACAAGATCGTCACCGGCCGCCAGGGCGGCTTCGACTCGCTCCGCTCGTTCGGCGGAATGACGGGCTACCCGAGCCGGGCTGAGAGCGACCACGACTTCGTCGAGAACAGCCACGCGTCTGTATCGCTCAGCTATGCGCTCGGCAACGCCATCTCCAACGCGGAGGCGGGCAACGGCCGCTATACGATCGCGGTCATCGGCGACGGCGCCCTGACGGGCGGAGTTGCGTATGAGGCCCTCAATCACATCGCGGTGACACGGCCCCCGAACCTGATCATCGTCGTCAACGACAACGGGCGTTCGTACGCGCCGACGGTCGGCGGACTTGCTGCACTGGCTCACCTACGGTTCAACCCGCGCTACGAGCACGCCAAGAAACTCACCGGCCGCGTTTTGCGCTCCCTTCCCATCGTGGGCGACACCGCCGACGAACTCGCATTTCGTTTGAAAGAGAGCCTCAAACAGTTGGTCGAGCCGGCCACAGTTTTCGATGTGCTCGGCCTGAAGTACTCGGGGATCCTCGACGGCCACGACTTCCAGGCAATGGAAGAGGCACTCGAACACGCCAAAGACATGGGAGAACCGGCCATCGTCCATGTCATCACGGACAAGGGCCGTGGGTACGAACCGGCCATCAACGACGAGGTCGAGAAGCTGCACGGCGTGAGCGCCTTCGACGTCGAGTCGGGCCGACCTAACAACTCCGAACTGAAGATGACGGACATCGCCGCCATGGCCGTCCTCCACGCCGCTCGCCAGAACGAGGATGTCGTCGCCATCAGCGCCGCCATGGTGTCTCCGACCGGTCTCGGTGAAATGGCAGGCGAGTTCCCCGACCGGGTCATCGATACCGGTATCGCCGAACAGCACGCGGTGGCGCTGGCAGCAGGGTTGGCGATGAGCGGCAAGCGCCCGGTCGTTGCCGTGTATTCGACCTTTCTGCAGCGAGCCTTCGACGAAGTAGTGATGGATGTGGCGATGCACAACCTGCCGGTCACCTTCCTCCTCGATCGTGCGGGCGTGACCGGACCGGACGGTCCATCTCATCATGGAGCTTTCGATCTCTCCTACCTGCGGATGATTCCCGGCATGACCATCGGAGCACCATCGGATGCACGCGAACTCTGTGCGATGGTGGCGGCCGGCGTTACTCACGAAGGCCCCATGGCTATCCGCTTCCCGAAAGGTGGAGCAGACACGATCCCGGAACTGCCCGTCGAGCCACTCGAAATAGGCACTTGGGAAGAACTCGAGTCCGGATCAGACGTACTGCTGCTCGCAACGGGTCGAATGGTCGAACTCGCTCAGAAGGCACAGTTGACGCTGGCACAACAAGGCGTGTCGGTCGGCCTGATAAATGCTCGCTGGGTGAAGCCTATGGACGAGCGTCTGGTCGACTGGGTGCGCGCCTACCCGATGGTTGTCACGCTCGAAGACAACGTGATTAGCGGTGGCTTCGGCGCCGGGGTTCTGGAGACGGTGAGCCTGGACGGCCTCGCCGATCGCATCCGGATCATGGGCATTCCGGACGAGTTCCTGCCCGCCGGTTCGGCCGGCGAGATAATGAAGTCGATCGGGCTCGATGCGGAGTCGATTGCCGAGCGCGTGCTTGGCCTGGTAAGCGGCGCCTGA
- a CDS encoding amino acid ABC transporter substrate-binding protein: MNLKKLMAVLAVLALVLTACDAGGGGDETTPTTAVTPDDGTTTETTAGGTDTGAQTGGSRLDEIIARGTLNCGVNETLPGFGSKDETGAFVGFDIDLCRAVAAAVLGDSEAVNYTALTAAQRFEALSSGSIDMLSRNTTWTQSRDGELGVDFAPTTYYDGQQVMALAADGFDSGSGLADLAGAVICTNAGTTTEKNITEAMQAAGTDFTLTTFEDFNIVLENFKSGACDAVTTDGSGLISRKSTDEPAPGDWVIFPAVPISKEPLGPGVAQGDAKWADAVNWSIYAMILAEELGVDSSNVDAMQASPPNGEVQRLLGGEEEKQTAMGLSADAFYNVIKQVGNYGEIFDRHLTVLGLERGLNALWSDGGLIYAPPAR, encoded by the coding sequence ATGAATCTCAAGAAACTAATGGCGGTACTGGCGGTATTGGCTCTGGTCCTGACGGCGTGTGACGCCGGAGGGGGCGGAGACGAGACCACTCCCACCACGGCCGTCACCCCGGATGACGGCACTACTACCGAGACCACCGCAGGCGGAACCGATACCGGAGCGCAGACGGGTGGAAGCCGTCTCGACGAGATTATCGCCCGCGGAACGCTCAATTGTGGTGTGAACGAAACCTTGCCCGGGTTCGGTTCGAAGGATGAGACGGGCGCATTTGTCGGTTTTGACATCGATCTCTGTCGTGCAGTGGCAGCCGCGGTGCTCGGCGACTCAGAAGCGGTGAACTACACCGCATTGACGGCCGCACAGCGCTTCGAGGCTCTGTCCTCAGGTTCAATTGACATGCTCAGCCGGAACACGACCTGGACCCAAAGCCGTGATGGCGAGTTGGGCGTGGACTTTGCCCCGACCACTTACTACGACGGACAGCAGGTTATGGCTCTGGCTGCCGACGGATTCGACAGCGGCTCAGGCCTTGCGGATCTCGCCGGTGCGGTCATATGCACCAACGCCGGAACCACGACCGAGAAGAACATCACCGAGGCGATGCAAGCGGCCGGTACGGATTTCACACTCACCACTTTCGAGGACTTCAACATCGTGTTGGAGAATTTCAAGAGTGGCGCTTGTGACGCCGTTACCACCGACGGTTCCGGTCTCATTTCGCGCAAGTCCACCGATGAACCCGCCCCCGGCGATTGGGTCATCTTCCCGGCGGTGCCGATCTCCAAGGAACCTCTTGGTCCCGGCGTCGCCCAGGGTGACGCGAAGTGGGCCGATGCGGTCAACTGGTCGATCTACGCCATGATCCTCGCTGAGGAACTGGGAGTGGACAGCTCCAACGTGGACGCCATGCAGGCGAGCCCACCTAATGGTGAGGTTCAGCGTTTGCTCGGCGGCGAGGAAGAAAAGCAGACGGCGATGGGCCTTTCTGCTGATGCGTTCTATAACGTCATCAAGCAGGTCGGCAACTACGGTGAGATCTTCGATCGGCATCTCACGGTGCTGGGACTCGAGCGCGGCCTCAACGCACTGTGGAGCGACGGTGGTCTGATCTACGCACCGCCTGCTAGGTAA